Proteins encoded in a region of the Aphelocoma coerulescens isolate FSJ_1873_10779 chromosome 28, UR_Acoe_1.0, whole genome shotgun sequence genome:
- the LOC138099780 gene encoding complement factor D-like, which yields MGPSPAPVLVLGLLLLLWAPVHGQPRGRILRGSIAKPHLKPYMASLQMDGQHVCGGFLIAEQWVLSAAHCTEETDGKLFQVLLGAHSLTEPEPHKRLYQVRAQFPHPGSNIHNNKDDLLLLQLEEKAELNADVRVLPFQREDRDVAADTVCEVAGWGTIDHSGRRPDKLHQVERPVISRDVCNHRTRHDGTITENMMCTDSRRMDTCKGDSGGPLVCNGVAEGVVTAGSRVCGNYKKPAIYTRIAPYVAWIDSVMASADEEGDTR from the exons gctgctgctctgggccccAGTGCATG GGCAGCCCAGGGGACGGATCCTGAGGGGCTCCATAGCCAAGCCGCACCTGAAGCCATACATGGCCTCGCTGCAGATGGACGGGCAGCACGTCTGTGGGGGCTTCCTCATCGCTGAGCAGTGGGTGCTGAGTGCTGCCCACTGCACCGAGGAGAC GGATGGCAAACTcttccaggtgctgctgggtgCCCACTCACTGACGGAACCGGAGCCCCACAAACGCCTGTACCAAGTGCGCGCCCAGTTCCCCCACCCTGGCAGCAACATCCACAACAACAAGGATGACCTTCTTCTCCTCCAG ctggaggagaaagcgGAGCTGAACGCGGACGTGCGGGTGCTGCCCTTCCAGCGGGAGGACAGGGATGTGGCGGCCGACACGGTGTGCGAGGTGGCCGGATGGGGCACCATCGACCACAGTGGCCGCCGGCCGGACAAGCTGCACCAGGTGGAGCGGCCGGTGATCAGCCGCGACGTCTGCAACCACCGCACGCGCCACGACGGCACCATCACCGAGAACATGATGTGCACTGACTCCCGCAGGATGGACACCTGCAAG GGAGACTCCGGTGGCCCCCTGGTCTGCAACGGGGTGGCCGAGGGGGTGGTCACGGCTGGCTCCCGGGTCTGCGGCAACTACAAGAAACCGGCCATCTACACCCGCATTGCTCCGTACGTGGCCTGGATCGACAGCGTCATGGCCTCTGCGGACGAGGAGGGGGACACTCGCTGA